From one Halothece sp. PCC 7418 genomic stretch:
- the hemL gene encoding glutamate-1-semialdehyde 2,1-aminomutase, whose translation MTSTTAFNTTQSEEIFSTAKQLMPGGVSSPVRAFSSVGGQPIVFDKVEGSRAWDVDGNEYIDYVGTWGPAICGHAHPEVIKALHATLDKGTSFGAPCVQENILAEMVINAVPSIEMVRFVNSGTEACMATLRLMRAYTGRDKVIKFQGCYHGSGDMFLVQAGSGVATLGLPDSPGVPKAATSNTLAAPYNDLEAVKKIFADNPGEIAGVILEPVVGNSGFVAPDAGFLEGLREITSDNGALLVFDEVMTGFRIAYGGAQEKFGVTPDLTTLGKIIGGGLPVGAYGGRKEIMEVVAPAGPMYQAGTLSGNPLAMTAGIKTLELLQRPGVYEQLDQMTKKLTDGLKEIANKHGHPAQVSQISAMFGVFFTEREVHSFEDAKTSDLDKFRRYHRGMLERGIYLAPSQFEAGFTSLAHTEEDINQTLKAADEVMASL comes from the coding sequence TTGACTTCAACCACTGCTTTTAATACGACACAATCAGAAGAAATCTTTAGCACAGCCAAACAGTTGATGCCAGGCGGTGTCAGTTCTCCCGTTCGCGCCTTTAGCTCCGTCGGCGGACAACCCATTGTTTTTGATAAAGTGGAAGGCTCTCGGGCTTGGGATGTTGACGGTAACGAATACATTGATTATGTCGGCACTTGGGGGCCCGCCATTTGTGGTCACGCCCACCCCGAAGTGATTAAAGCTCTCCACGCCACCTTAGACAAAGGAACCAGTTTTGGTGCCCCTTGCGTCCAAGAAAACATCCTTGCTGAAATGGTGATTAATGCCGTTCCTAGCATTGAAATGGTGCGGTTTGTTAACTCTGGTACAGAGGCTTGTATGGCAACCTTACGCCTGATGCGAGCTTATACGGGGCGGGATAAAGTGATTAAATTCCAAGGCTGCTATCACGGTAGCGGTGATATGTTCCTCGTTCAAGCGGGGTCTGGGGTTGCGACCCTTGGTTTGCCTGATTCTCCTGGGGTTCCCAAAGCAGCCACCAGCAATACCCTCGCTGCACCTTATAACGATTTAGAAGCAGTGAAGAAAATCTTTGCTGATAACCCTGGAGAAATTGCTGGGGTGATTTTAGAGCCTGTTGTTGGCAATTCTGGCTTTGTTGCGCCTGATGCTGGCTTTTTAGAAGGATTACGAGAAATTACATCTGATAATGGCGCACTTCTCGTTTTTGATGAAGTAATGACGGGTTTCCGCATTGCTTATGGTGGTGCACAAGAAAAATTTGGCGTTACCCCTGACCTCACCACTCTCGGTAAAATTATTGGGGGTGGTTTACCTGTGGGGGCTTATGGTGGACGGAAAGAAATTATGGAAGTCGTCGCCCCAGCCGGTCCCATGTATCAAGCGGGAACATTATCTGGAAACCCTCTTGCAATGACTGCAGGAATTAAAACCCTAGAACTTTTGCAACGTCCTGGAGTTTACGAGCAACTGGATCAAATGACCAAAAAGCTCACGGATGGCTTAAAAGAAATTGCGAATAAACATGGTCATCCTGCACAGGTCAGTCAAATCAGTGCCATGTTTGGGGTCTTCTTTACAGAGCGGGAAGTTCACAGCTTTGAAGATGCGAAAACCTCTGATTTAGATAAATTCCGTCGTTATCATCGCGGTATGTTAGAGCGTGGCATTTATTTAGCCCCGTCTCAGTTTGAAGCTGGGTTTACTTCTTTGGCGCACACGGAAGAAGATATCAATCAAACCTTGAAGGCTGCGGATGAAGTAATGGCTTCTCTCTAG
- a CDS encoding 4-hydroxybenzoate solanesyltransferase, with protein sequence MMVQEYQQPSTWQAIIKLLRWDKPTGRLILMIPALWAVFLAAKGLPPLPLVTIIIMGSLTTSAAGCVVNDLWDRNLDPQVERTRTRPLASRELSVKVGIIVAIFAFACAAGLAFYLNQVSFFLSVLAVPVIICYPLAKRVFPVPQLVLSIAWGFAVLISWTAITCDGHTAAPWNVTTCIGQDTWLLWGATILWTLGFDTVYAMADREDDRKIGIRSSALFFGKYAPEAVGLFFLGTAGALAALAFKTNLGFTFWLTLGVAVVGWAWQYYRLRQEEIPATLYGLVFRQNVGLGFVLLAGMISGSLF encoded by the coding sequence ATTATGGTGCAAGAATACCAACAACCCTCAACTTGGCAAGCAATTATAAAACTTTTGCGTTGGGATAAACCAACAGGACGACTAATCTTAATGATTCCCGCATTATGGGCAGTTTTTCTCGCTGCGAAAGGATTACCCCCCCTTCCCTTAGTGACAATTATCATTATGGGCAGCTTAACAACCTCGGCTGCGGGTTGTGTCGTTAATGACCTTTGGGATCGCAACTTAGATCCACAAGTCGAACGAACGCGCACTCGTCCCCTCGCATCTCGTGAGTTATCGGTGAAAGTGGGAATTATCGTGGCGATCTTTGCCTTTGCTTGTGCTGCGGGACTGGCGTTTTATCTGAATCAAGTGAGCTTTTTCTTATCTGTTCTGGCTGTTCCCGTTATTATCTGCTATCCCTTAGCGAAACGGGTGTTTCCAGTTCCGCAACTGGTGCTTTCCATTGCTTGGGGGTTTGCAGTTTTAATTAGTTGGACAGCAATCACCTGTGATGGTCATACCGCAGCCCCTTGGAATGTTACGACTTGTATCGGACAAGACACTTGGTTATTGTGGGGAGCAACGATTTTGTGGACGTTGGGCTTTGATACCGTTTATGCGATGGCAGACCGCGAAGATGATCGCAAAATTGGGATTCGTTCCAGTGCCTTGTTTTTTGGCAAATATGCCCCCGAAGCGGTAGGACTCTTTTTCTTAGGAACGGCAGGTGCTTTAGCTGCTCTTGCCTTCAAAACTAACCTTGGATTCACTTTTTGGCTAACTTTGGGAGTTGCTGTCGTGGGTTGGGCTTGGCAATATTATCGGTTACGCCAAGAAGAAATTCCTGCGACCTTATACGGTCTGGTTTTTCGTCAAAATGTCGGGTTAGGCTTTGTTTTACTAGCGGGAATGATTAGCGGGTCGTTATTCTAA
- a CDS encoding Ppx/GppA phosphatase family protein: MVNTIYPIQTQSLNAQNSNLKKERVIAAIDIGTNSIHMVIVEIEPSLPAFNIIAREKDTARLGDRDPETGRLTVEAMERAMSALERGQELARSFQAEEVVAVATSAVREAPNGREFIKNVREHLGLTINLISGQEEARRIYLGVLSAMEFNEKPHVIMDIGGGSTELILGDGHEPRCLSSTKVGAVRLASEFISTDPVSNKELKFLQAYIQGRMERPVEELKAKLAPEELIKFVGTSGTIECLATIHANEKFNTTPNPLQGYSFSRKDLEDVVKLLASLNLKERANLPGMSGRRAEIIVPGAMILLETMKMLDVKDITICERALREGLIVDWMLTHGLIENRLRYQSSVRDRSVIKIAQKYKVDLESSQRVADFSLDIFDQIQGKLHQWGSQERELLWVAAILHNCGFYISHSAHHKHSYYLIRYAELLGFTENEIEIIANIARYHRKSKPKKKHTNFQNLPDKTTKKMVSEVSAILRLAVALDRRQIGAITAVHCNYKEEKQELELELFPKDVNDDCALELWNLDDKKVIFENEYGVKVIPKLSP, encoded by the coding sequence ATGGTTAATACAATTTACCCGATTCAAACCCAGAGTTTAAACGCTCAAAATAGTAATCTCAAAAAAGAACGAGTGATCGCAGCGATCGATATCGGGACGAACTCGATCCACATGGTTATTGTTGAAATTGAACCGTCACTTCCCGCATTTAATATTATTGCGCGAGAGAAAGATACTGCTAGGTTAGGCGATCGCGATCCAGAAACAGGTCGTTTAACCGTAGAAGCCATGGAACGCGCCATGTCAGCACTAGAGCGCGGTCAAGAGTTAGCCCGCAGTTTCCAAGCAGAAGAAGTGGTTGCTGTCGCCACCAGCGCAGTGCGAGAAGCCCCGAATGGTCGAGAGTTTATCAAAAATGTACGGGAACATCTGGGACTAACGATCAATCTCATTTCAGGACAAGAAGAAGCCCGCCGTATTTATTTGGGTGTTTTATCGGCGATGGAGTTTAATGAAAAGCCTCACGTCATTATGGATATTGGAGGCGGTTCAACGGAGTTAATTTTAGGAGATGGTCATGAACCGCGCTGTCTTAGCAGTACGAAAGTGGGGGCGGTACGCCTCGCCAGTGAGTTTATCAGTACAGATCCTGTTAGTAATAAGGAATTAAAGTTTTTACAGGCTTATATTCAAGGGCGCATGGAACGTCCTGTGGAAGAATTAAAAGCCAAATTAGCCCCAGAAGAGTTAATTAAATTCGTTGGAACTTCGGGAACAATTGAATGTTTAGCAACGATTCATGCTAATGAAAAATTTAATACTACGCCTAATCCTTTGCAAGGATATTCTTTTAGTAGAAAAGATTTAGAAGATGTGGTGAAGTTACTCGCGTCTCTCAATCTCAAAGAACGGGCAAATTTACCTGGAATGTCTGGGCGCAGGGCGGAAATTATTGTTCCTGGTGCGATGATTTTATTAGAAACAATGAAGATGCTCGATGTGAAAGACATTACTATCTGTGAGCGGGCGTTGCGAGAAGGATTAATTGTGGATTGGATGTTGACTCATGGGTTAATTGAAAATCGGTTGCGATATCAGAGTTCGGTGCGCGATCGCAGCGTGATTAAAATTGCTCAGAAATATAAAGTTGATTTAGAATCTAGTCAGCGTGTTGCCGATTTTTCCCTTGATATTTTTGATCAAATTCAGGGAAAATTACACCAGTGGGGAAGTCAAGAGCGAGAATTACTATGGGTTGCAGCAATTTTACACAACTGCGGATTTTATATTAGCCATTCAGCACATCATAAGCATTCTTACTATTTAATTCGTTACGCTGAATTACTCGGTTTTACGGAAAACGAAATTGAAATTATTGCTAATATTGCCCGTTATCACCGCAAAAGTAAACCGAAGAAAAAGCACACCAATTTTCAAAATCTTCCAGATAAAACAACGAAAAAAATGGTCAGTGAAGTCAGTGCAATTTTGCGGTTAGCAGTGGCTTTAGACCGTCGGCAAATTGGTGCAATCACTGCGGTTCACTGTAATTATAAGGAAGAAAAACAAGAATTAGAACTAGAATTATTTCCAAAAGATGTTAATGATGATTGTGCGTTGGAGTTATGGAATTTAGATGATAAAAAGGTAATTTTTGAAAATGAATATGGGGTGAAAGTGATTCCAAAACTTTCTCCGTAG
- a CDS encoding SLC13 family permease, which produces MSIALTLSILIFALICFATEWFPVDFTALIVAILLMLFGIVTPEEGISGFSNPATITVMAMFILSAGISRTGAIQVVGDWLLKWGGRTTHQQTFIMGGVVGGITAFINNTAVVAVFLPIIEDWCKKQKIPVSRMLMPLSFATILGGTITLIGTSTNLLASSISEQLGYGSFGLFQFTEAGIIKFVVGLLYLSVASPWLLPHRQPNNNSSYAQTYQLKDYVSELVISPRSNLIKQTLRSSEVQRKFDIDVLEIIRDGVHFSQPLADKVLNAGDILLVRGTKEELLRIRDERGLDILPDVKFQDDTLTDQLTDNEEGIAEILILSNSRLVGSTLKDLRFRQRYNATVLAIRRGEEVLRDRLGKVPLRFGDLLLVQGPRESLLGFQTTRELLVIEQGNREGLRLDKAPIASAIGLSVILLTAFNMTPILVSALVGVALMVLTGCLKPGEIYGAIRWDVIFLLAGLIPMGIAMEKSGATTWLADKILIVGNNFSGFWVLIFFYFVTTILTEILSNNASVILMIPIAVKVAESLTLNPFAIMFTVTFAASNSFMTPIGYQTNTMVYSPGGYRFRDFTRFGAPLSLIQGIITPFLVIWLYGL; this is translated from the coding sequence ATGTCAATCGCATTAACACTGAGTATCTTAATTTTTGCCCTGATTTGTTTTGCAACAGAGTGGTTTCCTGTTGATTTTACGGCGTTGATTGTTGCTATTTTATTAATGCTATTTGGGATTGTCACTCCAGAAGAAGGCATTTCTGGGTTTAGTAATCCCGCAACAATTACAGTCATGGCAATGTTTATTTTGAGTGCAGGAATTTCGCGCACAGGTGCGATTCAAGTGGTGGGTGATTGGTTATTAAAATGGGGAGGACGAACAACCCATCAACAAACCTTTATTATGGGGGGTGTCGTCGGTGGAATTACTGCCTTTATTAATAATACGGCTGTGGTTGCGGTTTTTTTGCCGATTATTGAAGATTGGTGTAAAAAACAAAAAATACCCGTTTCTCGGATGTTAATGCCCCTTTCTTTTGCCACAATTTTAGGGGGAACGATTACTTTAATTGGAACATCGACCAATCTTTTAGCCAGTAGTATTTCTGAACAACTGGGTTATGGTTCGTTTGGACTATTTCAATTTACAGAAGCAGGAATCATTAAATTTGTTGTTGGTTTACTCTATCTTTCAGTTGCCTCTCCTTGGTTACTTCCCCATCGCCAACCGAATAATAATAGCTCTTATGCTCAAACCTATCAACTCAAAGATTATGTTAGCGAATTAGTGATTTCTCCTCGTTCTAATTTAATTAAGCAAACCCTACGTTCCAGCGAAGTGCAACGAAAATTTGATATTGATGTTTTAGAAATTATCCGAGATGGGGTTCATTTTTCTCAGCCTTTGGCGGATAAAGTTTTAAATGCAGGTGATATTTTATTAGTGCGCGGAACAAAAGAAGAACTGTTACGCATTCGAGATGAAAGAGGATTGGATATTCTTCCTGATGTGAAGTTTCAAGATGATACTTTAACTGATCAACTGACCGATAATGAAGAAGGAATTGCAGAGATTTTAATTCTTTCTAACTCTCGTTTAGTGGGATCAACCTTAAAAGATTTACGCTTTCGACAACGATATAATGCAACCGTCCTTGCGATTCGTCGTGGGGAAGAAGTATTGCGCGATCGGTTGGGGAAAGTTCCCTTACGATTTGGGGATTTATTATTAGTGCAGGGGCCAAGAGAAAGTTTATTAGGCTTTCAAACAACACGGGAATTATTAGTCATTGAACAAGGAAACCGTGAAGGATTACGCTTAGATAAAGCCCCCATAGCCAGCGCGATCGGCTTGAGTGTTATTCTTCTGACTGCTTTTAATATGACACCAATTTTAGTCAGTGCTTTAGTTGGCGTTGCTTTGATGGTACTTACAGGTTGTCTCAAACCAGGAGAAATTTATGGCGCGATTCGATGGGATGTTATTTTCTTACTCGCGGGTTTAATTCCCATGGGAATTGCGATGGAAAAATCCGGTGCAACCACTTGGCTAGCGGATAAAATTTTGATTGTCGGTAACAATTTCTCTGGATTTTGGGTGTTAATTTTCTTTTATTTTGTCACCACCATCCTCACTGAAATTCTATCTAATAATGCTTCTGTTATTTTAATGATTCCCATTGCAGTTAAAGTGGCGGAATCTCTCACTTTAAATCCATTTGCGATTATGTTTACTGTTACTTTTGCTGCTTCTAATAGTTTTATGACCCCCATTGGTTATCAAACCAATACAATGGTTTATAGTCCAGGGGGATATCGCTTTCGAGACTTTACTCGGTTTGGCGCACCTTTGAGTTTGATTCAGGGAATCATTACGCCATTTTTAGTAATTTGGCTTTATGGATTATAA
- a CDS encoding YifB family Mg chelatase-like AAA ATPase, with protein sequence MLARIWSAAIVGIDAVKVGAEVDVSGGLPGIVVVGLPDTAVQESRERVKAALKNSGFAFPMRKIVINLTPADLRKEGPSFDLPISVGILAASEQVDGSLLGDYLFLGEVSLDGSLRPIAGVLPIAATAKKLGMAGIVVPADNAQEAAVVEGLAVYGFQHLSEVAQFLNQPEKYQPIELDAKAELNTQFVSCPDLKDVKGQIHARRALEIAASGGHNLILVGPPGSGKTMLAKRLPGILPPLSFAEALEVSQIYSVAGFLKDRGSLVKERPFRSPHHSASGPALVGGGSFPRPGEISLAHRGLLYLDELTEFRRNVLEFLRQPLEDGSVSVSRTRQSVVFPAEFTLIASTNPCPCGYYGDPIQPCTCSAYVREKYWAKLSGPLMDRIDLQVTVNRLKPEEMTKQDMGESSEAIRKRVIAAREKARDRFQNEENISHNAQMQSQQLRKYCQLDETSRTLLENAIRKLGLSARAMDRILKVARTIADLANTENIEPSHIAEAIQYRALDRA encoded by the coding sequence ATGCTTGCTAGGATTTGGAGTGCAGCCATTGTTGGCATTGATGCGGTGAAAGTGGGTGCAGAAGTGGATGTTTCAGGAGGACTCCCAGGCATTGTCGTGGTGGGATTACCTGATACCGCCGTCCAAGAATCACGGGAGAGAGTGAAAGCAGCCCTAAAAAACTCGGGGTTTGCCTTTCCCATGCGTAAAATTGTTATTAATCTCACCCCTGCGGATTTACGAAAAGAGGGTCCCAGTTTTGATTTACCGATTAGCGTTGGCATTTTAGCAGCCTCAGAACAAGTGGATGGCAGCTTATTAGGGGATTATTTATTTCTCGGAGAAGTTTCTCTCGATGGCAGTTTACGTCCCATTGCTGGGGTGTTACCCATTGCTGCAACGGCGAAAAAACTGGGGATGGCGGGAATTGTTGTTCCTGCGGATAATGCCCAAGAAGCTGCGGTAGTGGAAGGATTAGCAGTTTATGGTTTTCAACATCTCTCGGAAGTTGCCCAATTTCTCAATCAACCCGAAAAATATCAGCCGATTGAACTGGATGCAAAAGCCGAACTCAACACCCAGTTTGTGTCTTGTCCCGACTTAAAAGATGTGAAAGGACAAATCCACGCCCGTCGCGCTTTAGAAATTGCAGCCTCTGGCGGTCATAATCTTATTTTGGTCGGACCCCCTGGCAGTGGGAAAACCATGCTGGCGAAGCGATTACCTGGAATTTTACCCCCGTTATCCTTTGCAGAGGCGTTAGAAGTGTCTCAAATTTACTCAGTGGCTGGTTTTCTCAAAGATCGCGGATCGTTAGTGAAAGAACGACCCTTTCGCAGTCCCCACCATTCCGCCTCGGGACCCGCATTAGTGGGAGGGGGGAGTTTTCCCCGTCCTGGTGAAATTTCTTTGGCCCACAGGGGCCTGTTGTATCTTGATGAATTGACCGAATTCCGACGGAATGTGTTAGAGTTCCTGAGACAACCTCTAGAAGATGGATCAGTGAGTGTTTCTCGCACCCGTCAATCCGTTGTTTTTCCAGCAGAATTTACGTTGATTGCTAGTACAAATCCTTGTCCTTGCGGGTACTATGGCGATCCGATTCAACCTTGTACTTGTTCGGCGTATGTGAGAGAAAAATACTGGGCGAAGTTATCGGGTCCGTTGATGGATCGCATTGATTTACAGGTGACGGTGAATCGGTTAAAGCCAGAAGAAATGACAAAACAAGATATGGGAGAATCTTCAGAGGCGATTCGGAAACGGGTAATTGCAGCCAGAGAAAAAGCGCGCGATCGTTTTCAAAATGAAGAAAATATTAGTCATAATGCCCAAATGCAAAGTCAACAGTTGCGGAAATATTGCCAATTGGATGAGACCAGTCGCACCCTTTTAGAAAATGCAATTCGCAAGTTAGGATTATCTGCTAGGGCAATGGATCGCATCTTAAAAGTTGCCCGCACGATTGCCGATTTAGCGAATACTGAGAATATCGAACCCTCTCATATTGCCGAAGCCATTCAATATCGGGCGCTCGATCGCGCTTAA
- a CDS encoding class I SAM-dependent RNA methyltransferase, producing MMNQYFATVARGLEELAAQELTELGAKKVTPTFTGVEFQGDQKLLYQVNLWSRIIFRVLVPIMKFPCQNSEELYEGVQEINWDHYLSPEETLAVHCTGKNEQLNHSHFSALQVKNAIADQQRDHFGQRSNVDVESPDLIINLHIETTHAILSLDSTGDSLHRRGYRPAMGTAPLKETFASALLAMTDWETDLPLLDPMCGSGTFPIEAGLKALKIAPGSFRKTFAFEKWSDFNRELWEQVKTEARQQELSTLPAGIYGRDRAWEMLEQAQVNVENAGLDNHINFTRMELSQLEPPSDQGIIICNPPYGKRLGEVKELGHLYKELGDIFKQRFKGWIAYVLSGNKELTKKIGLRTSKRIPVYNGSLPCTLLRYELF from the coding sequence ATAATGAATCAATATTTTGCGACAGTAGCACGAGGACTAGAAGAGCTTGCAGCGCAAGAATTAACCGAGTTAGGGGCAAAAAAAGTGACTCCTACTTTTACAGGTGTGGAATTTCAAGGGGATCAAAAACTTCTCTATCAAGTTAATCTTTGGTCGCGCATTATTTTTCGGGTTTTAGTGCCGATTATGAAGTTTCCTTGTCAAAATTCGGAAGAACTTTATGAGGGAGTACAAGAAATTAATTGGGATCATTATCTCTCACCTGAAGAAACATTGGCGGTGCATTGCACGGGAAAAAATGAACAGTTGAATCATAGCCATTTTAGTGCGCTACAAGTGAAAAACGCGATCGCGGATCAGCAAAGAGATCACTTTGGACAACGGTCTAATGTTGACGTAGAATCTCCTGATTTGATTATTAATCTTCATATCGAAACGACACACGCGATCCTCAGTTTAGATAGTACGGGAGATAGTTTACATCGTCGAGGGTATCGCCCTGCAATGGGAACCGCGCCCTTAAAGGAAACTTTTGCCTCTGCTTTATTAGCGATGACCGATTGGGAAACTGATTTACCTTTACTTGATCCAATGTGTGGATCGGGAACATTCCCCATTGAAGCGGGTTTAAAAGCCTTAAAGATTGCACCTGGATCATTTAGAAAAACCTTTGCTTTTGAGAAATGGTCTGATTTTAATCGGGAACTTTGGGAACAAGTCAAAACTGAAGCCAGACAGCAAGAATTATCAACACTTCCTGCAGGAATTTATGGGCGCGATCGCGCTTGGGAAATGTTAGAACAAGCCCAAGTAAATGTGGAAAATGCAGGACTAGATAATCATATTAACTTCACCCGCATGGAACTTTCACAACTCGAACCCCCAAGCGATCAAGGGATTATCATTTGTAATCCTCCCTACGGCAAACGTCTCGGAGAAGTGAAAGAATTAGGGCATCTGTATAAAGAACTGGGAGATATTTTCAAACAACGGTTTAAAGGTTGGATCGCTTATGTTTTATCGGGGAATAAAGAACTGACCAAAAAAATTGGGTTAAGAACCTCAAAACGAATTCCTGTTTATAACGGGTCGCTTCCTTGTACCTTGTTAAGATATGAACTCTTCTGA
- a CDS encoding DUF2237 family protein, which yields MTEAKNVLGDPLQLCCNDPQTGFYRDGYCNTGGQDFGMHVVCAEMTAEFLDYTKGQGNDLSTPRPMFNFPGLKPGDGWCLCASRWEEARQAGVAPPVILASTHARALEVISLDTLKQYAKD from the coding sequence ATGACTGAAGCCAAAAACGTCCTAGGAGACCCTTTACAACTGTGCTGTAACGACCCGCAAACAGGTTTTTATCGCGATGGTTACTGCAATACTGGCGGTCAAGACTTTGGAATGCACGTAGTTTGTGCAGAAATGACAGCCGAGTTTTTAGACTATACAAAAGGTCAAGGAAATGACCTAAGTACACCGCGACCAATGTTTAATTTTCCAGGACTAAAACCAGGAGACGGTTGGTGCTTATGTGCTTCTCGATGGGAAGAAGCCCGACAAGCGGGTGTTGCCCCACCTGTTATTTTAGCTTCAACTCATGCCCGTGCATTGGAAGTCATTTCTTTAGACACTTTAAAGCAATATGCAAAAGATTGA
- a CDS encoding ATP adenylyltransferase, which yields MILLPDQFWQQVEATTASATASGALQPIPTAYEIIECQGIPFLVRILTRLIKKEEEKAKQAEYKEKTGQNFDPFLPYEEDLFVSDISDTHLCLLNKYNVVDHHLLIVTRDFEEQEDLINHADLTALCACLKQINGLGFYNSGQDAGASVRHKHLQLIPKSLAPDFNQIPITPAFQNTDYSKTIQQVPLFPFSHGFAWLNLDWTASPENLAQEVLAKYKQLLETINYQSGVAYNFLMTREWMFMVSRKQEKFQSIGINSLGFAGALLVKTQEELQLVKEETPLKILTTVAQDKSTN from the coding sequence ATGATCTTACTTCCCGATCAATTTTGGCAGCAGGTGGAAGCAACCACAGCCAGCGCGACGGCTTCTGGGGCGTTACAGCCAATCCCGACCGCTTATGAAATCATTGAGTGTCAGGGGATTCCATTTTTAGTTAGGATTTTAACCCGATTAATCAAGAAAGAAGAAGAAAAAGCAAAGCAAGCGGAATATAAAGAGAAAACAGGTCAAAACTTTGATCCGTTTCTCCCTTATGAAGAAGATTTATTTGTGAGCGATATTTCCGACACTCATCTCTGTTTACTGAATAAATATAATGTGGTTGATCATCATTTATTAATTGTCACTCGTGATTTTGAAGAGCAAGAAGATTTAATTAATCATGCCGATTTAACCGCCCTTTGTGCTTGCTTAAAACAAATTAATGGTTTAGGCTTTTATAACTCAGGTCAAGATGCAGGAGCTTCCGTTAGACATAAACATTTACAGTTAATTCCCAAGTCTCTTGCTCCCGATTTTAATCAAATTCCGATTACCCCCGCCTTCCAAAATACAGATTATTCAAAGACAATTCAACAAGTGCCTTTGTTTCCTTTTTCACATGGGTTTGCTTGGCTTAATTTAGATTGGACAGCTTCTCCTGAAAATTTAGCACAAGAAGTATTAGCTAAATATAAACAATTACTAGAAACGATTAATTATCAATCGGGGGTTGCCTATAACTTTTTGATGACTCGTGAGTGGATGTTCATGGTTTCTCGAAAACAGGAAAAATTTCAATCAATTGGGATTAATTCTCTCGGTTTTGCAGGGGCATTATTAGTTAAAACTCAAGAGGAATTACAACTTGTGAAGGAAGAAACCCCTCTTAAGATTTTAACAACTGTTGCTCAAGACAAAAGCACTAATTAA
- a CDS encoding SDR family oxidoreductase, whose product MDDESQSRPKALITGASSGIGKETARAFAQAGVDLALVGRSQERLKDVIAEIEGQVIVKPYLIDLAEVATVKDQLQAAVTDFGGIDILVNNAGMGYTNPLHETPLEDWQQVINLNLTSVFQCIQGVLPTLRNRGGGTIINVASIAAHNPFPSWGAYSVSKAGVITLSKALSGEEKENGIRVISIAPGAVNTPLWDTDTVKMELDRSAMLDPKVVAQTIVQAALMPPQAVIEEMTLMPSAGAL is encoded by the coding sequence ATGGATGATGAGTCCCAGAGTCGCCCAAAAGCTCTGATTACAGGGGCAAGTAGCGGTATTGGGAAAGAAACCGCCCGCGCCTTTGCACAAGCAGGGGTGGATCTTGCTCTGGTAGGACGCTCACAAGAGAGATTAAAGGATGTCATTGCTGAAATCGAAGGTCAGGTTATAGTTAAGCCGTATCTGATTGATTTAGCAGAGGTTGCGACTGTAAAAGACCAACTTCAAGCAGCGGTTACTGATTTTGGCGGTATTGATATTTTAGTCAACAATGCGGGGATGGGCTACACCAACCCACTGCATGAGACCCCTCTCGAAGACTGGCAACAAGTTATTAATCTCAACTTAACCAGTGTTTTTCAATGTATTCAAGGGGTTTTACCGACACTGCGGAATCGTGGCGGAGGAACAATTATTAATGTTGCTTCCATTGCTGCTCATAATCCGTTTCCCAGTTGGGGGGCTTACAGTGTGAGTAAAGCGGGAGTGATTACCCTTTCTAAGGCTTTATCTGGAGAGGAAAAAGAAAATGGCATTCGTGTCATTAGTATTGCTCCTGGTGCGGTGAATACTCCTCTGTGGGATACCGACACTGTGAAAATGGAACTTGATCGCTCGGCGATGCTTGACCCAAAAGTGGTGGCTCAAACCATCGTGCAAGCTGCTTTAATGCCCCCACAAGCAGTGATTGAGGAAATGACTCTAATGCCTAGTGCTGGGGCGCTCTAA